AATCATGTGATAATTAATATATGTGATGTTTTtaagaaagttgtagatatattAAAATATATCACGTTATTGTggagatcgcatgaggaaccgTCAAAAATGGtagtacaatatttttttaacaaaataatATGCTATGTTGAATGGATTATGGAAATAATTGTGGTGAAAGAAGGGTTAGATAATTTATTAAGGAGGTTGGAGCACAATTAGTCGTGTACTTAATGTATTTGCGAAATTATATTGCAATTAGTAGCGCATTTTTTTATAAGGGAGCGGTGGTTGTACTAAATAGGACATGTTATTATGGAGGTAGCATGAGAAGCTATAGAAGAATGGTGATACgatattatatttttagtaAATTAAAATATTATGTTAAACGAATTATGAAAAtgctttgaatttaaaaaacttTGCTATACAGtgaagttgtagattttgaatTTTTAGGCAACTTTTGTATTGATCACTTTTTATTTAAAGTTATTTTGGTATCAAAATTATAGGTGCAACGGGTCGCATATAAATGTTTGTTTAAATGAATTGCGAaagcattttgaattttaaaatttgctCTATAATGAAGTTATagtttttgaattcttgattaaattttatgttgagcaactttTGATTCCAACACGTTTTGGTGTTTAAATTGTAGGTATAATGTTGCTCGTGTGGAAGTAATGGATGAAACGGGTTGTGGTTTGATTCAATTAAAATTTgaggtttttttttgaaaaaaaactaaGAGAGGATATGGACGTCGGGTTGATTTTATGAGAACTTAAGGTTTTATTTGCAAATTTCCTTCAACCAGCACTGTTGGACTGCAGGTTGATTTCGAGAAAAGCTGAGGGCTTTCTTGCAAAATTTCCTGAGAGAGAaacttggaccgcgggttgatttctctTAAGTTCgaggattttttttgcaaaatgacagAAAAAAGCACGATCAGGGCCGTTCGTCcggccgatccgacggccgggaaTGGCCGGCGACGTGCCCTGCTTCCCTGGCCTTGGAATTGGCGAGGATTCGTAGGTAGAGATAAAGAAAAGTTCATGCTCTACCAATACGTTAGTTGTATTGGGATAATTATTGGGAGACTGCAAAAGCAACTCCCCCAATTATACTAACATTGTTATTGGGACATCTCTCAATACCAGTTATTAAAAAAGAATTATTGCGGaacgctggagatgctcttagttgCTAAATTAGTTATAAGATAGATATGAAGAAGATAACATCTAATACAATGAAGTCGCCTTTTTCTCTCTTGCGTAGCTATTCCAACTGAAATGAAATACTCCGTCTGTCATACAATTTAAGAAATTCTGCCTATGCGCGTGGATTAGTACTTGTCTAAGTGTATGGTTACAATCTCTTATATTTCAGGACGTAGTAAGGCATTTCAAAATCACCGCTAAATATAATAATGAAATTACTACCATAATACGGATCAAATATCATCTAGCAGCACAGTTTTAAAGAAGTAATAATACATCTTTAAGTCCCAGCCAAAACATCATCGTCGTATTTACCTACCAAGGTATTCCGTACGAAAATAAACCAATAAAGATGAGAAACTTTATGAATTATTCCTCGCTCGATCTCTGCATCACCAATTGCTTGCAGCAAAAAGTACCCCTTGAAAATTAAATTCCTTCATTCGTGTAGtataaatattttaattttttaggaGAACTACGAATATTATGCCAATCTATCGATGATCACCACTCCGTTCACGTTCATGTTTCATGGACCCTCCAGGCAAGGGACGTACCACACCGCTTCTTAAAATCTCTTCAACCGCGCAACTTCGCAAAaattacccccccccccacccccacgcaCACCTTCTTAAAATCTCTTCAACCGCGCAACTTCGCAAAAAttaccccccccccacccccacgcacacccacccacccactctcaaattattagttgttttagcttttctagatGCATATTTTTTGTATGCATtcaaatatatattatattatggCAAGATGCATAGCTAAATATATGTGTCTAGAAAAgttaaaacgactaataatttgagacGGAGGAAGTAGTTAATTAGCACCAATAATATAATGGCACCAAATTAATTTGGAACACACACAAAAGAAATGCAAGTTCTTCCTAAGTAAGTTTGCTCCTACGACCTACATGCATAGAGAAACACTACTTCACTTGGTTTCCATCAACACGTGTATATACTCGTTAGACACATACAGGTCATCAGGAACTGATCCATGAACAAAGGCAGGCAGGAGGCGCACCCCAAGAAACGGTCTGATCGTATGGAAGCCATGGCCACGCCATCCACGCCCAGCATGCTCCGTTTGAAttctgaaagaaaaaaaacggcATGAATCAAATGCTGTCGAATTGATAAGCCCCAACATCAAACGCTGCTAAAATTCTCGCGCAGCAAATAATCACAGCACTTGCTCGCTGCTAAAATTTGGTGGTCCTCCGTTTTATGATGCCAAGCTGCGTGCATGGCGTGGCCCCTTCCCCGACCCCCTCCCGTCCCCGCTCCACTATATAAAAACCCACGCCATAGCAAACCGTACCCCAACCACAGCGGAGGAAAGCCACCACCTGTGCCAATATGGCCTTCGTCTGCCGGCTCTGCGGCTTGGTGTGGCCCACGACTGAGCTGCTCACCCAGCACTTCTTGGAGCACGGGTGGGCGCACCGGCGGCTCTCCgcaatgccgccgccggcagccccaCGCCCCATGATGCCACCCGTACTCCGGGCGCCACCACCGGCGATGATGGCTCCGGCCCAGCCTCTGCTGCCGCATAATTTCCTCCTCATGAGCACGGCGCCGTCTCTGGCGCCACCgcgcccagcaccgccgcccggCGTCCGCCGCATGGCGATGGTGGCGCCGCCCGTGCAGCCTCCtgctgcctcgccggcgccggcgccggtagCATTCGTCGGTCCCGGTAACACGATCCGGATGGTTCCGCTTCGTCCCAACCCTGCCTTCTGGGCGAGGCACCGCTCGGGCCTGGAACCCTTTGTGGAGTACCTGAGCATCGTCAGGCCGAGGCCGGCGTCACCGTCACCCTCCTTTGAGGACTGGATCCAGGACGCCGACTCGTCCGAGGATGAGGAGTGAGCTCGTTGCTGATGAGATCGAGCAACTTATTATTACTTTGGGCAGCGCTCTCTCTCTCGATGTGTTGAGATCTGATCGTGCGTGTATGGTAGCGGTTATATGTTATGATTGTACTGAATTTTCTCAAAAAggataataaaataaaatcttTAGATGCGGTCTCGTACTATTAATTATATAATCAGTAAGTTCAAGTTT
This window of the Panicum virgatum strain AP13 chromosome 1K, P.virgatum_v5, whole genome shotgun sequence genome carries:
- the LOC120656061 gene encoding proline-rich receptor-like protein kinase PERK9 codes for the protein MAFVCRLCGLVWPTTELLTQHFLEHGWAHRRLSAMPPPAAPRPMMPPVLRAPPPAMMAPAQPLLPHNFLLMSTAPSLAPPRPAPPPGVRRMAMVAPPVQPPAASPAPAPVAFVGPGNTIRMVPLRPNPAFWARHRSGLEPFVEYLSIVRPRPASPSPSFEDWIQDADSSEDEE